From the genome of Candidatus Paceibacterota bacterium, one region includes:
- a CDS encoding cation diffusion facilitator family transporter gives MKSTTRARQTSAAALNSVFAALLLTSLKVVVGLLSGSLGILAEAAHSGLDLVTALVTLVAVRAASKPPDQDHTYGHGKVENLSALAETLLLLGTCAWIIRESLLRLTAKPAQVDASIWAFAIMAISIAVDVSRSRMLYRVAAKHCSQALEADALHFRTDIWSSAVVIIGLLGVKLASWYPGLGFLLNADAVAALVVAGIVVVVSGRLGMRTIQALLDSSPPGVGEQIKTAVAKMDGVIDCHAVRLRHSGPYYFVDLHITVDGEQSLRSAHELTERVERAVETILPGADVTVHPEPAPVETKSPPADQSGSAAG, from the coding sequence ATGAAATCAACCACTCGCGCCCGGCAGACGAGCGCCGCAGCATTGAATTCGGTCTTCGCGGCCCTTCTGCTGACCAGTCTGAAGGTCGTGGTTGGCCTATTGAGCGGCAGCTTGGGGATTCTGGCGGAGGCGGCTCACTCGGGTCTCGATTTGGTGACGGCACTGGTTACCCTGGTGGCGGTGCGGGCGGCCAGCAAGCCCCCCGATCAGGACCATACTTACGGGCATGGGAAGGTGGAAAACCTCTCGGCCCTGGCCGAGACACTCCTGCTGCTGGGAACCTGTGCCTGGATCATCCGCGAGTCATTGTTGCGGCTGACTGCAAAGCCCGCGCAGGTGGACGCGTCCATCTGGGCCTTCGCGATCATGGCTATCTCGATCGCGGTGGATGTGTCGCGTTCCCGGATGTTGTACCGGGTGGCCGCCAAGCACTGCAGCCAAGCCCTCGAAGCTGACGCGCTGCATTTCAGGACCGACATCTGGAGCTCGGCGGTGGTGATTATCGGCCTGCTGGGAGTCAAGCTCGCAAGCTGGTATCCGGGCTTGGGCTTCCTCTTGAATGCGGACGCCGTCGCGGCATTGGTGGTCGCGGGAATTGTGGTGGTGGTGAGCGGCCGGCTGGGGATGCGCACGATCCAGGCGCTCCTCGACAGTTCTCCACCCGGGGTGGGTGAGCAAATCAAGACAGCCGTGGCGAAGATGGACGGTGTGATCGATTGCCACGCGGTTAGGCTTCGCCATTCGGGGCCGTACTACTTCGTGGATTTGCACATTACCGTGGATGGCGAGCAGTCGCTGCGCTCCGCGCACGAGCTGACCGAGCGCGTGGAGCGCGCGGTGGAGACGATTTTGCCCGGAGCGGACGTGACGGTGCACCCGGAACCGGCGCCGGTGGAGACGAAATCGCCGCCGGCGGATCAAAGCGGTAGCGCGGCGGGCTGA